The following proteins are encoded in a genomic region of Oryza brachyantha chromosome 11, ObraRS2, whole genome shotgun sequence:
- the LOC102717942 gene encoding uncharacterized protein LOC102717942, with protein sequence MPSKGSSQMTMANQRNLSDRRGQQPLPQIYVDVDSEHGTAEHQEIGTTKRAKWSHQMKLFLIELLTDHDVPGFRTQNAWNKEAWTNIVCRLNTKFSTSFTTNQVKQKEQDLKKDYRSVKDLLDQSGFGWDSDRMMVSAPQSVWDTFADRKNKDAIHWRDKSFPYFDDLAPLYDGRYAEGRTRHGMDHYARKTKNAPTHSIQETSVVDTYQSPSPNSNALGESSLQFPFGEEVETTNLDFSQYSPTHVHLTKVPPSLAQIASEIPESRPGKKQKIKSVSPSDGFHERYLKLKKEEIDRFAAIEEKKLENPYSINKCITVLEGLHGLQIGDILVAADIFKGKDNREVFLSFSSDVLRLAWIRKEIAALE encoded by the exons ATGCCATCGAAAGGCTCTTCTCAGATGACTATGGCAAATCAACGCAATTTGTCCGATCGACGAGGCCAGCAACCTCTACCACAGATTTATGTTGATGTTGACAGTGAGCATGGGACTGCAGAGCATCAAGAAATAG GGACGACAAAGAGAGCCAAATGGAGTCACCAGATGAAGCTGTTCCTTATTGAACTCCTAACAGATCATGACGTGCCAGGTTTTCGAACACAAAATGCTTGGAATAAGGAAGCATGGACAAATATTGTTTGCCGCCTGAATACAAAGTTTAGTACATCATTTACGACCAACCAAGTCAAGCAAAAGGAGCAGGATTTGAAGAAGGATTATCGCAGTGTTAAAGATTTGTTGGATCAAAGTGGTTTTGGATGGGATAGTGACAGAATGATGGTGAGTGCACCACAAAGTGTTTGGGACACTTTTGCTGATCGCAAGAACAAAGATGCAATTCATTGGCGAGATAAGTCCTTCCCATATTTTGATGATTTAGCTCCACTTTATGATG GTCGTTATGCTGAAGGGAGGACTCGCCATGGTATGGACCATTATGCAAGGAAGACAAAGAATGCACCAACTCATTCAATACAGGAAACAAGTGTGGTTGATACATATCAGTCACCATCCCCTAATTCAAATGCTCTAGGTGAATCAAGTTTGCAATTTCCTTTTGGTGAAGAGGTTGAGACAACCAATTTGGACTTTTCGCAGTATTCACCTACCCATGTCCATCTGACAAAAGTCCCACCTAGCTTGGCACAAATAGCTTCAGAGATTCCTGAATCTCGACCTGGGAAGAAACAAAAGATCAAATCTGTTAGTCCCAGTGATGGATTTCATGAGAGATAcctaaaacttaaaaaagaagaaatagatCGATTTGCTGCAATTGAGGAGAAGAAATTGGAGAATCCTTACAGCATCAACAAGTGTATCACAGTGCTTGAAGGTTTACATGGTCTACAAATAGGAGACATATTGGTGGCAGCTGATATCTTCAAAGGTAAGGATAATAGGGAAGTTTTCTTATCATTTTCAAGTGATGTATTACGCCTGGCTTGGATTAGAAAGGAAATCGCAGCATTAGAGTGA